The following nucleotide sequence is from Terriglobia bacterium.
TTGCATGGGATCCTCGCCCCACTGATCTCTGCCCGGCCACTCCGCGCTCAGGACGGTTTCGTCGACGAAGGCTGCCAGCGCATATTTGGCTGCCGCAATGTCGTCCGGATCAATTTTTTGTGCTTTGGCTTTTTGCTCGAACTCATCAAAGAGCTTCAGAACACCCTGGTGGAGCGTGCTGGACTCGGCCATGTTCGCCCGGTTGCGCATGCCCAGGGCAAAGAGAAAGATCTCGGTGGCCAACTCGGAAAGCGTTACCGATTTTGCGGATTCATCCATGGAGTCTCTCAGAAGGGGCACCTATTCTTTGATCGACCAAAGTTCCAACCTCAGACCCGGAAATCTCTGTCCCGGGATCCGAAGGGTAAGCGTCCGCGACTTGCAGATCTCTTCCCAATGCTTCTGGCTTTCCGAGTCCCCCCGGCTCTCCAGGCGAAAGTACTGCAGGCCGAGTTTCACGCGAAGCGGATGCGGGGGAACAGGACGGTGCACCAGAGCCACGCCTGGAAGGGCCAGACCGAGTAAAGAACTTATCTTGTCGGCCGAGCTGATCTTCGCCTGTTTGGGCAGTTCTTCGATGAGCTGGTGTTCGGGAATATCAGCCTTCGCGGCGAGAAACACCTCTGCGGCGACAAACAATTGATCATCGGCAATTTGTGCCGTGAACTTGGATTCGCTCTCCCGTATTAGCGGGATCTCTACCGCGCCGGTTGGGACGGCAGCCTTGAGAAGCTCCTGAATAGCCTTATCCAATCCCAGGAAGGTCGCGGAAAGGTTGCTGTGATCATATCGCGGCAGATCCTTCGGGTGTGCCGAAGGAGAAAACGTCATCAATGCGCTCGCGAGCTGCGCCATCGAAGTAAAGAGGAGCTCCGGATGCGATCGAGGCACGCGATGGTAATGATCGATTATCGGTATGAAGGAATTGACGGTGTGAAGAAGCCACAGCGTTCCCAAATCGGAGCTGCCGTATTCCAGCAATCCGGCCGTTCGCTGACCCCGGGATTCAGAAAGCGATGCACTCTTGCTATGCAGCGTTTCGAGCAGCCGGCGCACAATGTGCGTGAGCAGGCTGGAACAAGAAATGTGCAGGCAGGCCGGAATGTAGGTGTCGTCAAGAACGAACGATCCGCCGCTTTCCTGTTTCAACCTGGCAACCTGGAGGTGATCGTGATCTGTAAGAGACTCGCCTCCGAGGAGTATTCTCAGGTTGTTTCTGGCGACATCCACCTCCCGCTCATTTTCACCGGTATTCTCATCGATGACGCGAATCGATTCTTTCAAATAGCGCGCGGACGAGGCATCACCTTCGTTGCCGCCGGATACATTGCGGAACGAGGCGCGCTTTGCGGGAAGCGCTACATGCACGTCCACCGTTTGTATGGAGGGATCGAGAGTATGGCTGAGCACTCGGGACAGGGCCGGCCCATCGGACTCTGATGCGCTGAAGATCGTGCCCCCCGGAAATATGCCGCCGCACCGGACGATCGAAAAATGGCCGTTCGCGAGACCTTCGCGATTGACCTCCAGCTCGGTAAGCCCCCAGGCAAACGGGGCCAGCGATCTGATTCGAAAGTCGATGGTGTGCTGCTGATAGTCATCCCACTGCTGAAAATGGTGAGGGGTGAGAAACATCCCCTCACTCCAGAGAATCTTTCTGTCTCGGGTCATAGCGCCCCTGATAGCTGAGGTGGCCCGATTATACACCCAATTTCAGGATGATCGCCCGAGGCAATACGAAAAATTCTGGAGTGCACCGGCCTGCCTCCTGTCTGATTGCCTCCGCAGCACCGAATCGCGACACGGACGAACAGGGAATTTCCTGCGCCGGCGGTACTCACAATTGCGAGGGATATGGGGAAAAAGATGCAATGCGGGCGCCGCTTGGGGGCACCGCAAAGGGCCAGGATTTTGCTTTCAGAGCCAGGCGACACCGCTGGTCATCGTTGACGGGGATTCGTTTTTTGCCGAGCTCCTCTCCGAGCACTCGATTCTCCGTGAGGAGTTACTCGACGGCGTCCTGCTCCCAGCGGGCATCATCCAGTCGCGTGGCGCCCGCAACGACGACGGAATCGGCATCACCGGGATAGTCTTCCGACATGAAACTGCGAACTGTCAGGTGTTTCATATGTCCTAGCCCTTATGCTCGTGCACAGCAGGCCGCGAGCGAATGTTATCGATGGTGTGCCAATAATTCGCCAGGGCGGCACGCCCGGTCTTCGAGAGGCGGCAATCCGTCTTGGGGATCTTGCCCTGGAAGCTCTTGCGAATCTCGATGTAGCCGGACTTCTCCAAGCGGTCGAGATGCGATGAGAGGTTTCCGCTGGTCAATTCAAGCGCGGAAAGCAAGAAATTAAAGTCCGCCGCATCAACTCCAGAGAGGATCATCAGGATGCGCAGACGCGTCGGTTCGTGAATAACGCGGTCCAGATCGTTCATGGTCGCCT
It contains:
- the tssK gene encoding type VI secretion system baseplate subunit TssK, translating into MTRDRKILWSEGMFLTPHHFQQWDDYQQHTIDFRIRSLAPFAWGLTELEVNREGLANGHFSIVRCGGIFPGGTIFSASESDGPALSRVLSHTLDPSIQTVDVHVALPAKRASFRNVSGGNEGDASSARYLKESIRVIDENTGENEREVDVARNNLRILLGGESLTDHDHLQVARLKQESGGSFVLDDTYIPACLHISCSSLLTHIVRRLLETLHSKSASLSESRGQRTAGLLEYGSSDLGTLWLLHTVNSFIPIIDHYHRVPRSHPELLFTSMAQLASALMTFSPSAHPKDLPRYDHSNLSATFLGLDKAIQELLKAAVPTGAVEIPLIRESESKFTAQIADDQLFVAAEVFLAAKADIPEHQLIEELPKQAKISSADKISSLLGLALPGVALVHRPVPPHPLRVKLGLQYFRLESRGDSESQKHWEEICKSRTLTLRIPGQRFPGLRLELWSIKE
- a CDS encoding transcriptional regulator; amino-acid sequence: MNDLDRVIHEPTRLRILMILSGVDAADFNFLLSALELTSGNLSSHLDRLEKSGYIEIRKSFQGKIPKTDCRLSKTGRAALANYWHTIDNIRSRPAVHEHKG